A part of Desulfofundulus salinus genomic DNA contains:
- the accD gene encoding acetyl-CoA carboxylase, carboxyltransferase subunit beta: MLDIFKRQRQRYATVNPASREIPDGLWVKCPRCHEIRFTGELGKQFKVCARCGYHFRLTAEERIKITIDEGTFTEWDRDMMPVNPFGYTEYNEKLARARQDTGLNEAVVTGEGKIGGHRVVVAIMDTRFMMASMGTVVGEKITRAIERAREKRLPLVIFAASGGARMQEGVLSLMQMARTCAALSAFSEAGLLYISVLTDPTTGGVSASFAFLGDIILAEPGALIGFAGPRVIEQTIRQKLPEGFQRAEFLRQHGFIDAVVPRPQLKSTLAQILDLHRSE, from the coding sequence ATGCTGGATATTTTTAAAAGACAGCGACAGCGTTACGCCACGGTCAATCCCGCCAGTCGGGAAATACCCGATGGCTTATGGGTAAAATGTCCCCGTTGCCACGAAATCCGGTTCACAGGGGAGCTGGGAAAACAATTTAAGGTTTGTGCAAGGTGCGGCTACCATTTTCGCCTCACTGCCGAAGAACGCATTAAAATAACCATTGATGAGGGCACCTTTACCGAATGGGACCGGGACATGATGCCTGTAAACCCCTTCGGATATACCGAGTACAACGAAAAGCTGGCCAGGGCCCGCCAGGACACCGGACTGAACGAAGCGGTAGTCACCGGAGAAGGGAAAATTGGCGGGCACCGGGTAGTGGTGGCCATAATGGACACCCGCTTTATGATGGCCAGCATGGGCACGGTGGTGGGGGAAAAAATTACCCGGGCCATTGAGCGCGCCCGGGAAAAAAGGTTGCCCCTGGTCATTTTTGCCGCTTCCGGGGGGGCCCGCATGCAGGAAGGAGTACTTTCATTAATGCAAATGGCCAGGACATGCGCGGCCCTATCCGCCTTTTCCGAAGCGGGACTGCTGTACATATCCGTACTTACCGACCCGACAACGGGGGGAGTCAGCGCCAGCTTTGCCTTTTTAGGGGATATCATCCTGGCTGAGCCGGGGGCACTGATTGGGTTTGCCGGCCCCAGGGTGATTGAGCAAACCATTCGCCAGAAGCTGCCCGAAGGATTTCAAAGGGCCGAGTTTCTGCGGCAGCATGGCTTTATAGACGCTGTGGTTCCCCGGCCGCAGTTGAAATCCACCCTGGCCCAAATCTTAGATTTACACCGGAGCGAGTGA